The window ATTATTGACCCAACACGTGTAACTAGAAATGCAATCTTAAATGCAAGTTCAATTGCATCACTCTTAATTACTTCTGAAGCAGCAGTTGTTGAAGTAAAAGAACCAAAAACTCAAATGCCAACAATGGATTATTAATCAATATAAAGTAAAGCAGTCACATCACTTGAACAGCCTCTTGTCAAGTAGACACGGTAAATAATATAAAATTAGATGGCCATATACCTATATTCTAAAGGTGTATGGCTTTTTAATTTGCGTTGTATTCTTTCTTGATTATAGAACTTAATGTAATCTTTAATTGCTTTTGTGAGTTTTTCTGATGAATCAAACGTTTCTAAATAATACATTTCAGATTTGATGATGCCCCATAAGTTCTCGATTGGTCCATTATCAATACACTTACCTACTCTAGACATACTTTGCACCATATTGTGTTTATCTAATAGATTCTTAAATGATCTGCTCGTGTATTGAAATCCCCTGTCACTATGAAACATTGGTTGAGCACCAGGATTCTTTTTCACTGCCTTATTAAAGGTTGTAAAAACGAGATGATTATCATTTCTATGATGTATATGATAAGAAACTACACTCTTATCATATACGTCTAATATCGCACATAAGTAAAGCTTTTGACCACTGTATCCATATTTAAATTCTGTAACATCACTTAACCATTTCTCATTTGGATTGGATGCACTAAATTCTCTATTTAATATGTTTTGTCCAACTTGTTCAGGTTTAGTCTTCAAGAAACCTGGACGTTTACGACGGATAATAGATTTTAAATTGTAGGCTCGCATTAAACGATAAATGTAGTTTTCTGAATGATTTTTTCCAGTATATTTATTGATGTTATCTCTAATACGTCTATAACCGTATTTTTTATTGAAATGTTTATAGTAGGTTTGTATAACTTCTAGCATTTCTTCATTCTTTGTTTCATAGGATGGTTTAATTCTGTTTGACCATTTATAATATGCAGATCGCGGTATACCTAACAGTTCACAGAGCCATTTAATATCGTAAACATCTTTAAAATAAGCTATTGTTTCATATGTTTCTTGGTTTCTAATCTTGTTAAGTGGGATTTGGCCTCCAACTCTTGTTTTTTTTTGAAGACTTCCTTGGCTGCCTCACTTAAATATAATTCTTTTTTTAGGCGTTCATTCTCACGTCTTAATTTTTCAAGTTCTGATAATTCATCAGGTTGTTTTTTTCGACCACGCTTGTCACTAAGTCCATCAACACCAAAAACTTGGTACTTTTTGTACCAAGTGTATACTTGTTGGTAGCTTACTTCAAACTTCAAGGAGGTACCTTGATAATCAAACTCATTTTGAATTAAGTATTCTACAATTTTAACTCTTTCATCTAATGTTGTTTTACGTCCCATAATATCGATACCACCTGATTCACTATGTGTAGTTTTGATATTATTATACCCTAATACCCATCTTGCTATTAATGACGGATTACGAATTCCATATTTTAGGGCTAAATCATAATATCTTCCAGCACCATTCCTATATGATTCAACAACTTCATTTTTTAATGTTTCAGTATAACTTTGATTCATACCTTGCATACGTAATGCTTCAGCACCAAACTTACTATATTTGAAAATCAGTACCTCTATTGCGCTTTTGCTTACGCCAAACTGACTTGCTAACTGTCTAAGTGACCCTTCGCCTTTCTCATATATCGTGCAAATAAGTAATTTTTCTTCATAACTTAATCGTTTGTTTTTTCTCAAAATAAAATACCTCCAAGTATTAACAGTAATAATATATATTTCTTTATATTATTTCCTGTGTCTACTTTAGAGGTATCATATCAACTTATGATGTGTCTGTTTTTTATTAATTTATTAGATAAATTGAAATAATTAAATTATAATAAAGGTGAAAATAAATCATAAAGGGTGATAAGTTTGAAAAAAATATTTATAGCAATTTTTTTTGTTTTATTGCTTGTTGCATGTCAGATGAAAGATCCATTAATTTTATTTGATACAGATGGGGCAGGAGAGATTCCTCCAATTAAGTTAAGTGAATTAAAAGAATTACCTACGCCTATAAAAAGTGGGTTTACTTTTAAAGGTTGGTATTTAGATTTAACTTTTGAAGAAGAATTTAAGTTAACTACCAAAGTAAGTAAAGATACAACACTTTATGCAAAATTTGAAGTTAATCCAACACCACCAATAGAAATTGTAATTATGCATGCAGCTTTAGAAGAGGTAGATCCTTTTCATCCAAATTATAAAGGTAAGTATAAAACTGAAAAACAAAATCTTCAAAGAGAAGTAGAAACTAAATATAATGTAACCATCACATATAAAACATATCCTTCTAGTGCAATGTGGGGTCCAAGTCGTATATCCGCAATTAGTGAAGGACATCACTTAAATAAACCTCTGGCAGATATTTATTCAGTATCATCTGATTGGATATCTGATTTATCTAGATTGGATGCGATTGCGTCAATCAATAAATATTTAAGTACTTATGGAAGAAATATAGATGAAAGATATGTACCATTTGTTTCTTATCGTGATCAAATTTACGGCTTTGAAGTTAGTAAGCCTAAAGTATCAAAAGGTTTATTCTATAATATAGATTTATTAAATGAACTTAATGTAGCTAACCCTGCTGAGTTATATTTAGAAGGCAAATGGACATGGTCTGAATTTGAATCATGGTCACGTGTTGTTCAAAATCAATTAAGTGCTAAAGGTGATAATTACTATGCATTAGGTGGACAACCGATTACTTGGGCAATGAACATGGTTCCATTAAATGGTGGGTCATTCTTAAATCTAGATGAGTTAACTGTAGACTTTGTAAAACCTAATTCAGTAGAGACTTTCGATTTTATTTCTGATTTACTATTAGATTATCAAGTATTTGAACCAAATGGAACTTATGATGCAGGCTCAGATGATTGGCTAAATGGTAGAGTACTTATTCATCCAGGAAGCCTACATTTCTTAAATGTTGGTAACCGTTGGTTAAATCGTTCATTTGAAATGGGCTTTGTGCCTTACCCTGTAAGTAACACTTACACAGGTGATTATGTGTCATTTGAATATGGCTATAACGTTTATGTGATTGGAAAATCAAATGAAGAGAAAGAAGAATTAGTCTTCAAAGTTTGGAATGAATTGCAGTACTGGCAAACTGATGAAGCATTAGAAAATGATTTAAAAACATCATTAAAAAAAGTCTTTGATGATGATTTATCATTAGAAGTTTATATGACAATCTATGAAAAAACATATCTTGATTTAATCGATATACTATCAGATAGCTTATACGCACCGAATGGTTTTATTACACAAATGAATGCTACAATTAAAGATAGAACAAGTGAAACTAAACTTAATGAAATAAAAGAGAAATATACCCAACTGATTGAAAACTATAAAAATAGACTATAAAGATGAGCACATTTTGTGCTCTTTTTTCTATATGTGTGAAGAAGCTTAAGTTTTTGAATAAATATTATATAATAAAGTTAGGGTATAGGAGGATTTCTAATGTATAAAACAGAAATTATTTCTAAGATAAAAGATAACAATGAAAAGGCGCTAAAAATGTCAGAATTGATCAATAAACAAGAAACAATTGGTTGGGATTTTGTGAATGCAATTGCAGTTAAAAACAATAGTGTTATCTTAGTTTTCAAGGAGAATCCAACATATAAATTAAATCAAGAAGTTAATAAAGGAATTAATACAGTTAAAGAAACAATCACTAAAGTCGTAGACTCTATATCAAAAAATAAGAACTAGAATTACTAGTTCTTTTATTACAAAATTTTTAAAGGAGGATATGTATGGCAGATAAAAAACTATTTAAAGAAATTGAAAAGAGATTAGACTATAAAATAGAGAAAATTAATAAAAATGAAATTGTCTTAAAAGAAGATGTTTTTAAAGATGGTAGATTAACAAAATTAGGTTATGTAAATCTAAAAGCACAAGCTGAATACATATCAACAAATGATGAAATTGATCTATTTATTCCATTTGCATATGAAGCAAAGTTTATGAATACATTAGAATATTTAGCAGCTTTAGAAATTGCTAGAATTAAAAGTGATCTAAGACAAGCAAGATGGATTGCAATCATTTTATTTTTAATCGGATTAGTTTTATTAATCATACCTACCATAATTCCATTACTACAACAAAAAGTCTTCAATGATATTGAAGTGATAATTAGTTGGGTATTTATTTGGTCTTCTGTTGAAAAAATGTTTTTTGAAAGAAATTCATTAAAAAAAGATAAGATGAAAATTCTACACATTTTATCGGCTAATATTATTACATATTGAATTATTTAAGGGGGAAAATTATGGACAAGTTTATTAATGTATATTATAGGTATTTTAAATTTGAGGCAATCTTATTCGGTTTAATAACATTAGGGTTATTAGGCTTAACTATTGTTATGTTTGTGGTACCTGGACTTAATCAAATGGTTTTTATGAAAATACTTTTTGTCCTTGCAACCTTACTTGGAGTAATTGCCACAACAAGACGTGCAATTCAGGCAATTAACCATAAGTATGTAAATGAAGATACGATTCAAAAAATAGAATTATCACTAGGACATCTAGATTTTCTTGGTATTGTAAGATACAGTTTTATTTTTGATAATAAAAGTCATTATACTAAAAAACATTTTTCTACAAAAATCTATGCAAAACTTGATAAACATGAATTTGAACAAATTGTATTTTATGCGGCTTACAACAAAAAAGCAACTTCAGTTGTATTATTAGAAAAAAGATAATTAATTAGACCTCTATTTAAGGAATACAAAATTGTAGAATTTTGATTTAAATGAATAGAGTCTATTTTTTTAAACTTCATGTATAATTATTATTAGTTAAAGGAAGAGATAATATGAGCAAAAAAAATAACATTTATTTTGATGTTTACTTACGAACTTTTCTATTCTATATCATCTGTGTATTGTTTGCAATTGGATTATCGATTGCTATTTTCCTTGCAACTGATAATAAATGGATAGCTATCTTAATTGATGTCTTATTAGTTTTACCGTTATTAGTGAAAACAATTTATTCTTTCCATCACTTAATTAAGTATAACTCAATGGATTTGACTAATTTAGAAGAGGTTAAACTTGGTCAAGTCTATGAGATGAATAGAACACTAGCTAAATTTAAATTCGTTTATATGGGAAAAGAACATTACACACTTGCAATTTTTAAGATTAAAAATGTAGGTGACTATACAGTAGATAAGTATAAGGATCGAGTTGTCTTAGCAGGCTATTCAAAAAAATATAATTCAGTATTTTTATTTAAAAAGTAACTAGAGTTCAAACTCTAGTTTTTTTTACATAATTTTTTTCTAAGTGCTAAATTATTGACTATTATAAAAAAATCAATATAATTGTTAGCATGCTAACTAATTTAGGAGGTCACACGTTGAAGAAAATTGGACTAGAGTTAAGAAACTTAATGAATCTAATTATGCGATTCACGCATAAAGAAGCATCGACTGAAAATATCTCTATGTCTCATGCTGCAATTCTAAAGTATTTGACAAAACATAAAAATGAAGAAGTCAATCCGAAAGATTTAGAAGAAGCATTCATGATGCGTAAATCAACAGTTTCCAGAATGCTTCAATTAATGGAAAGTAATGGATTAATTGAAAGATTAGATGATCCACAAGATTCCAGAAAGAAAATCATTAAGCTTACAGACCATGCTTCAAAACTTCATCATAAATTTGATGAAAAGTATGAAGAAATGGAAGTTGCAATGGCTAAGGATATTGCACCTGAAGATCTAGAAGTTTTCTTTAAGGTACTCGATCAAATTAAGTTAAATTTAAAAGAAGAAAAGGAAGAAGAAAAATAATATGCTAAAAATACTAAAACATATTAAGACAACTGAATGGCTGTGGATATTAGTTTCTATTCTCTTAATTGGTGGTCAAGTCTGGCTAGAACTTGAAATCCCTACTTATATGGGAACAATTTCAAAAATGGCTTTAGAAGGCAACGCCAATATTTGGGATATCGTAGTAGAAGGCTTAAAGATGCTAGGTCTAGCATTTGGAAGTTTAATTTCAGCAGTAATCGTTGGCTTAATTTTCGCAAGAATTTCATCTAGATTCTCAGCTAGATTAAGATCAATGATGTTTACAAAGACAGCAGACTTCTCAATGGAAGAAATCAATGCATTTTCTACACCAAGTTTAATCACTCGTTCTACAAACGATATTACACAAGTACAAAACATGATTTCAATGGGAGCACAATTATTATTAAAGGCTCCAATCCTTGCAATATGGAGTATTTATAAAATTTCGGGTTCACAATGGCAATTTACAGCAATCACTGCAGGTGCAATTTTAGCTATCTCAATCGTGTTAGTTGTGATTATTTTCGTTGCTGTACCAAGATTTAAACGTATTCAAAAGAATACAGATGAGTTAAACAAGTATTCAAGAGAAAACCTTGCAGGTTTACGTGTTATTAAAGCTTATAACGCTGAAAAGTTCCAAACTAAGAAAATTGACACAGTAAATGATGTTTTAATGACTGACGGTTTACTTGCTGGTAGAATTATGAGTTTAATCAGTCCAACAATGGCACTTGTTTTATCAGGTGTAAGCTTATCAATTTATTGGATTGGTGCACATTTAATTGATGGTATTCCATTTGTGAATATGTTAGACCGTGTAGATATTTATCAACAAATGATTATCTTCTCACAATATGCAATGCAAGTTATCATGGCATTCATGATGTTAGTAATGATCTTCATTATCTTACCAAGAGCACAAGTATCAGCTGGTCGTATCCTAGAAGTATTAAATAAGAAAACAAAAATTAAAGATGGTTCTCAACCATTAAAAGAGCATGTTAAAACACTTGAATTTAACAATGTTTCATTCCAATATCCTGATGCATCTGACCCAGTATTAGAAAATATTAGTTTCAAGGCAAACAAAGGTCAAACAGTTGCGATTATCGGTGCAACAGGTGCTGGTAAATCAACAATGATTAATTTAATTCCTAGATTCTATGATGTAACAGAAGGTGAAATCTTAATTAATGGTCAAAATATTAAACAATTTAAGGCACATGATTTAAGAAAGAAAATTGGTTACATTTCACAACAAGCATTCTTATTCAGTGGTACAATCGGTTCTAACGTTAACTACGGTTTAGAAGAAGAAAAAGAATTAGATTATGCACTAGAAATTGCACAAGCATCAGATTTTGTTAACAGCTTAGAAGAAAAAGGCAATTCAAGAGTTTCTCAAGCTGGTAAGAACTTCTCTGGTGGTCAAAAACAAAGATTATCAATTGCACGTGCGATTCAAAGAGATGCTGAAGTATTAATCTTCGATGACTCATTCTCTGCACTTGACTATCGTACAGATCGTAATTTAAGAAATGCGTTAAAAGAAAACTTAAACAATCAAATTACATTAATTGTTGCACAAAGAATCGGTACAATTAAAAATGCTGATGTTATCTTAGTCTTAGATGAAGGTAAGATTGTTGGTGCTGGTACGCATAAAGAATTACTAAAAGATAATAAAGTCTACAGAGAAATTGCATTATCACAACTATCAGAGGAGGAATTAGCAAATGAATAATGATGAACAAAAACCACGTCAAAGAACATCTAGTCATGGTCATGGCGGCATGGGCGTCGGCGAAAAAGCTAAAGACTTCAAAAAATCCTTCAAAAAATTATTAAATTATGTAAGAACTTATAGAGCCATCTTAATTCTTGCGATTATCCTTGCATTCATCGGAACAATCCTAAACCTTTTAGGACCTGATATGATTAAAACAATCACTAACGAAATCACTGCTGGTATGACTGATATCGTTAATGGTATTAATATTAAGAAAATTGATAGAATTGCAATCACATTAGTTATCTTCTATATTTTAGGTTTTATCTTTAACTATATTCAAGGTTTCTTCATGGTTACAATTGGTCAAAGAGTTTCTAACAAGTTTAGAAAAGAAATGGCACAAAAAATCAATAAAGTTCCATTTAAGTACTATGATACTAATAATATCGGTGATATCTTAAGTAGATTCACAAATGACGTTGATACAATTGCACAAACATTTGCACAAAGCTTTGGTACATTAGTAACTGCGATTACCATGTTTATTGGGTCAATTGTTATGATGTTCTATACAAACTGGTTAATGGCACTTACAGCAATTTTATCTTCAGTAATTGGTTTTGTCTTTATGGCAACAATCATTAAGGGTTCACAAAAACACTTTAAGACATATCAAGGTCAATTAGGTGCTTTAAATGGACACATTGAAGAAACATATACAGGACATACAATCGTTAAGGCTTATAACGGAGAAAATGAAGCAAAAGAACAATTTGAAACTATGAATAGAAAATTATTTGTTAGTGGTTGGAAAGCTCAATTCTTCTCAGGATTAATGATGCCTTTAATGAGTTTTGTTGGTAATATTGGATATGTTGCAGTTATTATTGTTGGTGCATTATTAGTTTCTAACAATAAGATTGAGTTTGGTGTTGTCTTAGCATTTATTATTTACGTTAGATTATTTACACAACCATTATCACAAATGGCTCAATCAATGAACGCTTTACAATCAGGTACAGCTGCATCAGAACGTGTATTTGAATTCTTAGAAGAAAAAGAATTAGCAGATGAATCACACAAGACTAAACAATTAACAAATGTAAAAGGTGATGTTAAGTTTGATCATGTTAAATTTGGATATGATGAAAACAAAATTATTATTAAAGACTTCTCTGCTAACATTAAAGCAGGTCAAAAAGTTGCCATCGTTGGTCCAACAGGAGCAGGTAAGACAACTTTAGTTAACCTATTAATGAGATTCTATGAAGTAAACGAAGGTTCAATTTCAATTGACGGTGTTGATACTAAAGAATTAACAAGAGAAAACGTTCATAACTTATTTGGTATGGTTCTACAAGATACTTGGTTATTTGAAGGTACTGTTTATGAAAACTTAGTCTTCAATAAGAAAGATGTAGATGCTGAAACTGTCAAGAATATTTGTAAGACAGTAGGTATTCACTTCTTTATTAATACATTACCTGAAAAATACAATACAATCTTAACTGACAAGTTAAACTTATCTGCAGGACAAAAGCAATTATTAACAATTGCTCGTGCAATGATTCAAAATGCTCCATTATTAATCTTCGATGAAGCAACTTCATCAATTGATACAAGAACTGAAGTATTAATTCAAGATGCAATGGATGCATTAATGAAGGGTAGAACTTCATTCGTAATTGCGCATAGATTAAG of the Acholeplasma hippikon genome contains:
- a CDS encoding IS3 family transposase, yielding MPLNKIRNQETYETIAYFKDVYDIKWLCELLGIPRSAYYKWSNRIKPSYETKNEEMLEVIQTYYKHFNKKYGYRRIRDNINKYTGKNHSENYIYRLMRAYNLKSIIRRKRPGFLKTKPEQVGQNILNREFSASNPNEKWLSDVTEFKYGYSGQKLYLCAILDVYDKSVVSYHIHHRNDNHLVFTTFNKAVKKNPGAQPMFHSDRGFQYTSRSFKNLLDKHNMVQSMSRVGKCIDNGPIENLWGIIKSEMYYLETFDSSEKLTKAIKDYIKFYNQERIQRKLKSHTPLEYRYMAI
- a CDS encoding helix-turn-helix domain-containing protein; protein product: MRKNKRLSYEEKLLICTIYEKGEGSLRQLASQFGVSKSAIEVLIFKYSKFGAEALRMQGMNQSYTETLKNEVVESYRNGAGRYYDLALKYGIRNPSLIARWVLGYNNIKTTHSESGGIDIMGRKTTLDERVKIVEYLIQNEFDYQGTSLKFEVSYQQVYTWYKKYQVFGVDGLSDKRGRKKQPDELSELEKLRRENERLKKELYLSEAAKEVFKKKQELEAKSHLTRLETKKHMKQ
- a CDS encoding InlB B-repeat-containing protein, which encodes MKKIFIAIFFVLLLVACQMKDPLILFDTDGAGEIPPIKLSELKELPTPIKSGFTFKGWYLDLTFEEEFKLTTKVSKDTTLYAKFEVNPTPPIEIVIMHAALEEVDPFHPNYKGKYKTEKQNLQREVETKYNVTITYKTYPSSAMWGPSRISAISEGHHLNKPLADIYSVSSDWISDLSRLDAIASINKYLSTYGRNIDERYVPFVSYRDQIYGFEVSKPKVSKGLFYNIDLLNELNVANPAELYLEGKWTWSEFESWSRVVQNQLSAKGDNYYALGGQPITWAMNMVPLNGGSFLNLDELTVDFVKPNSVETFDFISDLLLDYQVFEPNGTYDAGSDDWLNGRVLIHPGSLHFLNVGNRWLNRSFEMGFVPYPVSNTYTGDYVSFEYGYNVYVIGKSNEEKEELVFKVWNELQYWQTDEALENDLKTSLKKVFDDDLSLEVYMTIYEKTYLDLIDILSDSLYAPNGFITQMNATIKDRTSETKLNEIKEKYTQLIENYKNRL
- a CDS encoding MarR family winged helix-turn-helix transcriptional regulator; translated protein: MKKIGLELRNLMNLIMRFTHKEASTENISMSHAAILKYLTKHKNEEVNPKDLEEAFMMRKSTVSRMLQLMESNGLIERLDDPQDSRKKIIKLTDHASKLHHKFDEKYEEMEVAMAKDIAPEDLEVFFKVLDQIKLNLKEEKEEEK
- a CDS encoding ABC transporter ATP-binding protein, whose translation is MLKILKHIKTTEWLWILVSILLIGGQVWLELEIPTYMGTISKMALEGNANIWDIVVEGLKMLGLAFGSLISAVIVGLIFARISSRFSARLRSMMFTKTADFSMEEINAFSTPSLITRSTNDITQVQNMISMGAQLLLKAPILAIWSIYKISGSQWQFTAITAGAILAISIVLVVIIFVAVPRFKRIQKNTDELNKYSRENLAGLRVIKAYNAEKFQTKKIDTVNDVLMTDGLLAGRIMSLISPTMALVLSGVSLSIYWIGAHLIDGIPFVNMLDRVDIYQQMIIFSQYAMQVIMAFMMLVMIFIILPRAQVSAGRILEVLNKKTKIKDGSQPLKEHVKTLEFNNVSFQYPDASDPVLENISFKANKGQTVAIIGATGAGKSTMINLIPRFYDVTEGEILINGQNIKQFKAHDLRKKIGYISQQAFLFSGTIGSNVNYGLEEEKELDYALEIAQASDFVNSLEEKGNSRVSQAGKNFSGGQKQRLSIARAIQRDAEVLIFDDSFSALDYRTDRNLRNALKENLNNQITLIVAQRIGTIKNADVILVLDEGKIVGAGTHKELLKDNKVYREIALSQLSEEELANE
- a CDS encoding ABC transporter ATP-binding protein, with amino-acid sequence MNNDEQKPRQRTSSHGHGGMGVGEKAKDFKKSFKKLLNYVRTYRAILILAIILAFIGTILNLLGPDMIKTITNEITAGMTDIVNGINIKKIDRIAITLVIFYILGFIFNYIQGFFMVTIGQRVSNKFRKEMAQKINKVPFKYYDTNNIGDILSRFTNDVDTIAQTFAQSFGTLVTAITMFIGSIVMMFYTNWLMALTAILSSVIGFVFMATIIKGSQKHFKTYQGQLGALNGHIEETYTGHTIVKAYNGENEAKEQFETMNRKLFVSGWKAQFFSGLMMPLMSFVGNIGYVAVIIVGALLVSNNKIEFGVVLAFIIYVRLFTQPLSQMAQSMNALQSGTAASERVFEFLEEKELADESHKTKQLTNVKGDVKFDHVKFGYDENKIIIKDFSANIKAGQKVAIVGPTGAGKTTLVNLLMRFYEVNEGSISIDGVDTKELTRENVHNLFGMVLQDTWLFEGTVYENLVFNKKDVDAETVKNICKTVGIHFFINTLPEKYNTILTDKLNLSAGQKQLLTIARAMIQNAPLLIFDEATSSIDTRTEVLIQDAMDALMKGRTSFVIAHRLSTIKNADLILVMKEGDVIESGTHDQLLAANGFYAELYNSQFEEK